A stretch of Arthrobacter sp. NEB 688 DNA encodes these proteins:
- a CDS encoding alpha/beta hydrolase encodes MPRLDATTGAPAAPTLWMARREWRAALELASSAVHTRDIGGWPVGDGHPVIVLPGFLAGPESTVFLRSHLRRLGYRVHDWRQGRNLGASPELAARLEDLLLEVYDRYGRRVSLVGWSAGGIYAREMARALPDYTRSVVTLGSPFRHHPAATRAWAMYRVMNRHHLDQMFTDEAMALRAAPLEVPTTSIWSRTDGIVAWECCVVDPGPLAENVEVEATHLGYGHHLDTLRVLADRLAQQEGDWRPWAPATDEAPPQHPDDGDPLHDVAG; translated from the coding sequence ATGCCGAGGCTCGATGCGACGACCGGTGCCCCGGCCGCGCCGACGCTCTGGATGGCCCGCCGCGAGTGGCGCGCGGCCCTCGAGCTGGCGTCATCCGCCGTGCACACCCGCGACATCGGCGGCTGGCCGGTCGGCGACGGCCACCCCGTCATCGTCCTGCCCGGCTTCCTCGCCGGCCCCGAGTCCACCGTCTTCCTCCGCTCGCACCTGCGCCGGCTCGGCTACCGGGTCCACGACTGGCGCCAGGGCCGCAACCTCGGCGCGAGCCCCGAGCTCGCCGCCCGGCTCGAGGACCTGCTCCTCGAGGTCTACGACCGCTACGGCCGTCGGGTCAGCCTCGTCGGCTGGAGCGCGGGCGGCATCTACGCCCGCGAGATGGCCCGCGCCCTGCCCGACTACACCCGCTCGGTCGTCACGCTCGGCAGCCCCTTCCGGCACCACCCGGCCGCCACGCGGGCCTGGGCGATGTACCGCGTGATGAACCGCCACCACCTCGACCAGATGTTCACCGACGAGGCCATGGCCCTGCGCGCGGCCCCGCTCGAGGTGCCGACGACCAGCATCTGGTCGCGGACCGACGGCATCGTCGCGTGGGAGTGCTGCGTCGTCGACCCCGGCCCGCTCGCCGAGAACGTCGAGGTCGAGGCCACGCACCTCGGCTACGGCCACCACCTCGACACGCTGCGCGTGCTCGCGGACCGGCTGGCCCAGCAGGAGGGGGACTGGCGGCCGTGGGCGCCGGCCACCGACGAGGCCCCGCCACAGCACCCCGACGACGGCGACCCGCTGCACGACGTGGCGGGCTGA
- the fumC gene encoding class II fumarate hydratase has protein sequence MSTQPEAVGGATRTERDTMGPVEVPADRYWGAQTQRSLEHFDIGRDTFVWGRPVVRGLGLLKKAAALANAELGLLPQEVADAVVRAADEVARGELDDHFPLVVFQTGSGTQSNMNANEVVANRAVELLGGELGSKDPVHPNDHVNRSQSSNDTFPTAVHVAVALELAERLHPAVDALCAALVAKAAELGDVVKVGRTHLQDATPVTLGQEIGAWAGQLREAQADVRYAGERVLALAIGGTAVGTGLNAPAAFGPTVARHLEAETGLAFRQADNLFVQLAAHDALVAVSSSLRTLAGGLMKLANDVRWLASGPRTGIGELRIPENEPGSSFMPGKVNPTQSEAMTMVVTRVFGNDATVGFAGTQGNFQLNVFTPVMAHAVLESVRLLSDVCRSFREHCVEGLEADRERIAEHLDADLMLVTALAPHIGYDAAAAIAKQAHRDGSTLREAALASGHVTDEDYDRWVVPAAMTRPD, from the coding sequence ATGAGCACGCAGCCCGAGGCCGTCGGCGGGGCCACCCGCACCGAGCGCGACACGATGGGGCCGGTCGAGGTGCCGGCCGACCGCTACTGGGGGGCGCAGACCCAGCGCAGCCTCGAGCACTTCGACATCGGCCGCGACACCTTCGTCTGGGGACGGCCGGTCGTGCGGGGGCTCGGGCTGCTCAAGAAGGCCGCGGCCCTGGCCAACGCCGAGCTCGGGCTGCTGCCGCAGGAGGTCGCCGACGCGGTGGTCCGGGCCGCCGACGAGGTCGCGCGCGGCGAGCTCGACGACCACTTCCCGCTCGTCGTCTTCCAGACCGGCTCGGGGACGCAGTCGAACATGAACGCCAACGAGGTCGTCGCCAACCGGGCGGTCGAGCTGCTCGGCGGCGAGCTCGGCTCCAAGGACCCGGTGCACCCGAACGACCACGTCAACCGCAGCCAGTCGAGCAACGACACCTTCCCGACCGCGGTGCACGTCGCCGTCGCGCTCGAGCTCGCCGAGCGGCTGCACCCGGCGGTCGACGCCCTCTGCGCCGCCCTCGTCGCCAAGGCCGCCGAGCTCGGCGACGTCGTCAAGGTCGGGCGCACCCACCTCCAGGACGCCACCCCGGTGACCCTCGGGCAGGAGATCGGCGCCTGGGCCGGGCAGCTGCGCGAGGCGCAGGCCGACGTCCGGTACGCCGGCGAGCGGGTGCTGGCCCTGGCCATCGGCGGCACGGCGGTCGGCACCGGGCTCAACGCCCCGGCGGCGTTCGGCCCCACCGTCGCCCGCCACCTCGAGGCCGAGACGGGGCTGGCGTTCCGGCAGGCCGACAACCTCTTCGTCCAGCTCGCCGCGCACGACGCGCTCGTCGCGGTGTCGTCCTCGCTGCGCACGCTCGCGGGCGGCCTCATGAAGCTGGCCAACGACGTGCGCTGGCTGGCGTCCGGGCCCCGCACCGGCATCGGCGAGCTGCGCATCCCCGAGAACGAGCCGGGGTCCTCGTTCATGCCGGGCAAGGTCAACCCCACCCAGTCCGAGGCGATGACGATGGTCGTCACGCGTGTGTTCGGCAACGACGCGACCGTCGGGTTCGCCGGCACGCAGGGCAACTTCCAGCTCAACGTCTTCACGCCGGTCATGGCGCACGCGGTGCTCGAGTCGGTGCGGCTGCTCTCGGATGTCTGCCGCTCCTTCCGCGAGCACTGCGTCGAGGGCCTCGAGGCCGACCGCGAGCGCATCGCCGAGCACCTCGACGCCGACCTCATGCTCGTGACGGCCCTCGCACCGCACATCGGCTACGACGCGGCGGCGGCCATCGCGAAGCAGGCGCACCGCGACGGGTCGACGCTGCGCGAGGCGGCGCTGGCCTCGGGGCACGTCACCGACGAGGACTACGACCGCTGGGTCGTCCCCGCCGCGATGACCCGCCCCGACTGA
- a CDS encoding VOC family protein, whose product MSSQLNPYLNFPGTAREAMTFYQGVLGGSLDVMTFGQYGMEGEGSDGVMHAYLATPDGFVLMASDLPPGQDGVTTAASNVHVSLSGDDDALRRYWEGLSEGATVTMPLEKQMWGDEFGALTDRFGISWMVNVGRGEPPQG is encoded by the coding sequence ATGTCCAGCCAGCTCAACCCCTACCTCAACTTCCCTGGCACGGCCCGCGAGGCGATGACCTTCTACCAGGGGGTCCTCGGAGGCAGCCTCGACGTCATGACCTTCGGTCAGTACGGGATGGAGGGCGAGGGGTCCGACGGCGTCATGCACGCCTACCTCGCGACGCCCGACGGGTTCGTCCTCATGGCCTCGGACCTGCCGCCCGGGCAGGACGGCGTCACGACCGCCGCCTCGAACGTCCACGTCTCGCTCAGCGGTGACGACGACGCGCTGCGCCGCTACTGGGAGGGCCTGAGCGAGGGCGCCACCGTGACGATGCCGCTCGAGAAGCAGATGTGGGGCGACGAGTTCGGCGCCCTGACCGACCGCTTCGGCATCTCGTGGATGGTCAACGTCGGCCGCGGGGAGCCGCCACAGGGCTGA
- a CDS encoding FAD-dependent oxidoreductase — translation MDADVVVVGAGLAGLRCADRLAEAGRTVVVLEREGVVGGRQRTDEVDGFLLDRGFQVLNPAYPAVRRWVDVDDLALRPFGAGLLVRRERGLVELAHPLREPRRLAATLRSGLLDPRGMLALGRWAAPALTAPGRVKRGADRPLHEGLDAAGVSGPLRTEVLEAFLAGVVAEDRAETSEAFVRLLVRMFALGVPGLPARGIRALPEWLADRAVRRRTPVDLRLSSPVVGVRPGVEPTVECADGTSVRARSVVVAVGPEAVAGLVDVPAPVTRGLRTWWFAADEAPTRSDKVVVDGRRRGPMVNAAVVSNAVPSYAPPDAHLVEVTTLLGPGHDASEDDVRRQAAEVFGCSTASWRTIRRDDVHDALPAQSAPLRLTAPARVAEGVLVAGDHRDTASIQGALVSGHRMAGAVLGHRADA, via the coding sequence GTGGATGCGGACGTCGTCGTCGTCGGGGCCGGACTGGCCGGTCTGCGGTGCGCGGACCGCCTCGCGGAGGCCGGGCGCACCGTCGTGGTCCTCGAGCGCGAGGGCGTCGTCGGGGGTCGCCAGCGCACCGACGAGGTCGACGGGTTCCTCCTCGACCGCGGCTTCCAGGTCCTCAACCCGGCCTACCCCGCGGTGCGCCGCTGGGTCGACGTCGACGACCTCGCCCTGCGCCCCTTCGGCGCCGGCCTGCTCGTGCGGCGCGAGCGCGGGCTCGTCGAGCTCGCCCACCCGCTGCGCGAGCCCAGGCGCCTGGCCGCCACGCTGCGCAGCGGCCTCCTCGACCCCCGGGGGATGCTCGCCCTCGGTCGCTGGGCCGCGCCCGCCCTCACCGCACCCGGCCGCGTCAAGCGCGGCGCCGACCGTCCGCTCCACGAGGGCCTCGACGCCGCCGGCGTGTCCGGGCCGCTGCGCACCGAGGTGCTCGAGGCCTTCCTCGCCGGGGTGGTCGCCGAGGACCGCGCCGAGACCTCGGAGGCCTTCGTCCGCCTCCTCGTGCGGATGTTCGCGCTCGGCGTGCCCGGGCTGCCCGCGCGCGGCATCCGGGCCCTGCCCGAGTGGCTCGCCGACCGGGCGGTGCGCCGCCGCACGCCGGTCGACCTGCGCCTGTCGAGCCCGGTCGTCGGGGTGCGGCCCGGCGTCGAGCCCACCGTCGAGTGCGCCGACGGCACGTCGGTCCGGGCGCGCTCCGTCGTCGTCGCCGTCGGGCCCGAGGCCGTCGCCGGGCTCGTCGACGTCCCCGCCCCGGTCACCCGCGGCCTGCGCACCTGGTGGTTCGCGGCCGACGAGGCGCCCACCCGCTCGGACAAGGTCGTCGTCGACGGCCGCCGGCGCGGCCCGATGGTCAACGCCGCCGTCGTGAGCAACGCGGTGCCGTCGTACGCGCCGCCGGACGCCCACCTCGTCGAGGTGACGACGCTGCTCGGCCCGGGTCACGACGCCTCCGAGGACGACGTGCGCCGCCAGGCCGCCGAGGTCTTCGGCTGCTCGACCGCCTCGTGGCGCACCATCCGGCGCGACGACGTGCACGACGCGCTGCCCGCGCAGTCGGCGCCGCTGCGCCTCACGGCGCCGGCCCGGGTGGCCGAGGGCGTGCTCGTCGCCGGCGACCACCGCGACACCGCGTCCATCCAGGGGGCGCTCGTCTCCGGCCACCGGATGGCCGGGGCGGTCCTCGGGCACCGGGCGGACGCCTGA
- the gndA gene encoding NADP-dependent phosphogluconate dehydrogenase gives MGRNLARNLARNGFRVAVHNRTTAKAESLVEEFGDEGDFTLARSLEDLVDSLERPRRIIVMVKAGEGTDAVIDELVPLLDEGDVVADAGNAHWRDTARRHAALQEKGIRFAGVGVSGGEVGALEGPSIMPGCDGDTYAEIGPFLEVISAHVDDEPCCTLIGPDGAGHFVKMVHNGIEYSDMQLIAETYDLMRHVLGLEASAVADTFREWNGTELESYLVEITAEVLAHTDADTGRPFVDVVRDAAEQKGTGRWTVQTALDLGVPVTGIAEATMARAVSGDTARRAAVREALGGEAAPGVAVTVTTDDLRQALYAAKVVSYAQGLDMVRDGSEEQGWDVELADLPRIWRDGCIIRARLLSDITEALDEHADAPSLLATPQFAAAVGERLPALRRVVTAAVAAGLPAPVFSSVLAYVDALRAERLPAALVQGLRDYFGAHTYERTDREGSFHTLWSDDRSEVDA, from the coding sequence ATGGGTCGCAACCTCGCCCGCAACCTGGCCCGCAACGGCTTCCGGGTCGCCGTCCACAACCGGACGACCGCCAAGGCCGAGTCGCTCGTCGAGGAGTTCGGCGACGAGGGCGACTTCACCCTCGCCCGCTCGCTCGAGGACCTCGTCGACTCGCTGGAGCGCCCGCGCCGGATCATCGTCATGGTCAAGGCCGGGGAGGGCACCGACGCCGTCATCGACGAGCTCGTGCCGCTGCTCGACGAGGGCGACGTCGTCGCCGACGCCGGCAACGCGCACTGGCGCGACACCGCCCGCCGGCACGCGGCGCTGCAGGAGAAGGGCATCCGCTTCGCCGGGGTCGGGGTCTCCGGCGGCGAGGTCGGGGCGCTCGAGGGCCCGTCGATCATGCCGGGCTGCGACGGCGACACCTACGCCGAGATCGGCCCGTTCCTCGAGGTCATCTCCGCCCACGTCGACGACGAGCCCTGCTGCACCCTCATCGGCCCGGACGGCGCCGGGCACTTCGTCAAGATGGTGCACAACGGCATCGAGTACTCGGACATGCAGCTCATCGCCGAGACCTACGACCTGATGCGCCACGTCCTCGGCCTCGAGGCGTCGGCGGTCGCCGACACCTTCCGCGAGTGGAACGGCACGGAGCTCGAGTCCTACCTCGTCGAGATCACCGCCGAGGTCCTCGCCCACACCGACGCCGACACCGGCCGCCCCTTCGTCGACGTCGTCCGCGACGCCGCCGAGCAGAAGGGCACGGGCCGCTGGACCGTGCAGACCGCCCTCGACCTCGGGGTGCCGGTCACCGGCATCGCCGAGGCGACGATGGCCCGCGCCGTGTCCGGCGACACCGCCCGCCGGGCGGCCGTCCGCGAGGCCCTCGGCGGCGAGGCCGCGCCGGGCGTCGCGGTCACCGTGACCACCGACGACCTGCGCCAGGCCCTCTACGCCGCCAAGGTCGTCTCCTACGCGCAGGGCCTGGACATGGTGCGCGACGGCTCGGAAGAGCAGGGCTGGGACGTCGAGCTCGCCGACCTGCCGCGCATCTGGCGCGACGGCTGCATCATCCGGGCGCGGCTGCTCTCGGACATCACCGAGGCGCTCGACGAGCACGCCGACGCCCCCTCGCTCCTCGCGACCCCGCAGTTCGCCGCGGCCGTCGGCGAGCGCCTGCCCGCGCTGCGCCGGGTCGTCACCGCCGCGGTGGCCGCCGGCCTGCCCGCCCCGGTCTTCTCGTCGGTGCTCGCCTATGTCGACGCGCTGCGCGCCGAGCGGCTGCCGGCCGCGCTCGTCCAGGGCCTGCGCGACTACTTCGGGGCGCACACCTACGAGCGCACCGACCGCGAGGGCTCCTTCCACACGCTGTGGTCCGACGACCGCTCCGAGGTCGACGCCTGA
- a CDS encoding polyprenyl synthetase family protein: MTIHPTTTGTLDVLRRDPETELLLADVDDLLEQVLEELGSILREVGGDLVTSTAGPLAVDLVDELAQRLRHPGKRLRPLLTGWGWAVAGGPSDTREELVRVAAALELLQLFALVQDDVMDRSDERRGRPALHLVATERHVAEEGLGDAELFGDSVAVLVADLALSEATLLASAGTRRVARAWRVMATELVEGQLLDVTHTAGRGRDLTVSRRIGRLKSGRYTITRPLELGALVAGADPEVVASLVAWGDLVGDAFALRDDLLGVWGDPGLTGKPAGDDLRCGKPTVLLVWAAEMLPERHRHLLEACDSGTLDDDGVLALRRAMRSCGVRERAEAAIADLVERSHAAVERIDTDDETRAALRELAHAIGWRSA; encoded by the coding sequence ATGACCATCCACCCGACCACCACCGGAACGCTGGACGTGCTGCGCCGCGACCCCGAGACCGAGCTGCTGCTCGCCGACGTCGACGACCTCCTCGAGCAGGTCCTCGAGGAGCTGGGCTCCATCCTGCGCGAGGTCGGGGGCGACCTCGTCACGAGCACCGCCGGGCCCCTCGCGGTCGACCTCGTCGACGAGCTGGCCCAGCGGCTGCGCCACCCCGGCAAGCGGCTGCGGCCGCTGCTCACCGGGTGGGGATGGGCCGTCGCCGGCGGTCCTTCCGACACCCGCGAGGAGCTCGTCCGGGTGGCCGCCGCCCTCGAGCTGCTCCAGCTCTTCGCCCTCGTCCAGGACGACGTGATGGACCGCAGCGACGAGCGGCGCGGCCGGCCGGCCCTGCACCTCGTCGCCACCGAGCGGCACGTCGCGGAGGAGGGCCTCGGCGACGCCGAGCTCTTCGGCGACAGCGTGGCCGTGCTCGTCGCCGACCTCGCGCTCAGCGAGGCGACGCTGCTGGCCTCCGCCGGGACGCGCCGGGTCGCCCGCGCGTGGCGGGTCATGGCGACCGAGCTCGTCGAGGGCCAGCTGCTCGACGTCACGCACACCGCCGGGCGCGGCCGCGACCTCACGGTGTCGCGGCGCATCGGGCGCCTCAAGAGCGGCCGCTACACGATCACCCGCCCGCTCGAGCTCGGGGCGCTCGTCGCCGGGGCCGACCCCGAGGTCGTCGCGAGCCTCGTCGCCTGGGGCGACCTGGTCGGCGACGCCTTCGCGCTGCGCGACGACCTCCTCGGCGTCTGGGGCGACCCGGGCCTGACCGGCAAGCCCGCCGGCGACGACCTGCGCTGCGGCAAGCCGACCGTCCTGCTCGTCTGGGCCGCCGAGATGCTGCCCGAGCGCCACCGGCACCTCCTCGAGGCCTGCGACAGCGGCACCCTCGACGACGACGGCGTCCTCGCGCTGCGCCGGGCGATGCGCTCGTGCGGCGTCCGCGAGCGGGCCGAGGCCGCCATCGCCGACCTCGTCGAGCGCTCGCACGCCGCGGTCGAGCGGATCGACACCGACGACGAGACCCGGGCCGCCCTGCGCGAGCTGGCCCACGCCATCGGCTGGAGGTCGGCATGA
- a CDS encoding pyridoxamine 5'-phosphate oxidase family protein, producing MTHHEGAAHVKELVEDQRTAMLTTVHRESGALTSRPMTLQEVDDDGTFWFLAQRDSAAAAEIEAEPHVNVAFTKEGAWVSVAGRASVRHDPEKARELWNEFAKTWFQKEPEDPEVAVIRVDGESAQYWDSPGRAATVVEMVKARLTGERPDPGESRTVEL from the coding sequence ATGACCCACCACGAGGGCGCCGCCCACGTCAAGGAGCTCGTCGAGGACCAGCGCACCGCGATGCTCACCACCGTGCACCGCGAGAGCGGAGCGCTGACCTCCCGCCCGATGACGCTGCAGGAGGTCGACGACGACGGGACGTTCTGGTTCCTCGCCCAGCGCGACAGCGCCGCCGCGGCGGAGATCGAGGCCGAGCCGCACGTCAACGTCGCCTTCACGAAGGAGGGCGCGTGGGTGTCGGTCGCCGGCCGGGCCAGCGTCCGCCACGACCCCGAGAAGGCCCGCGAGCTGTGGAACGAGTTCGCGAAGACCTGGTTCCAGAAGGAGCCGGAGGACCCGGAGGTCGCCGTCATCCGCGTCGACGGCGAGTCCGCGCAGTACTGGGACAGCCCCGGCCGGGCCGCGACCGTCGTCGAGATGGTCAAGGCGCGCCTGACCGGCGAGCGCCCCGACCCCGGTGAGAGCCGCACCGTCGAGCTCTGA
- a CDS encoding cryptochrome/photolyase family protein translates to MAARRRLRVVFPHQLFESLLDEPAGTRFVLVEDDLLFRQQPFHAQKLVLHRASMRLFADRLRGKGFDVDVIETSARRTTRTRLAELLVEAAPDEVRLHDVVDDWLLRDVRRAFREAKVELGPDDVEETPNFLTTRPELTEWFGSHRARMQTFYQWQRQRFDVLVEGGGHDQPVGGRWSFDTENRKKLPKGHEVPRRASPERLPEVEEAIAWVGEEFPDAPGRADTFDWPVTHEQAREGLREFVAERLAQFGPYEDAVATEHPFVFHAAITPALNCGLLDPREVLATVLEAADEQGVDLPSLEGFVRQLIGWREYMRATYHLYGRRMRSSNHLRHTRSLAAGWWDGTTGLDPVDHVVRGAIERGYAHHIERLMVLGNAMCLLRTDPDEVYEWFTAFFVDAYDWVMVPNVYAMSQFAAGTGITTKPYVSGSNYLRKMTDFGPGEWRDDWDALYWGFVEHHREVFESNVRSRMVTRTWDGMDPARREELLARSRRVVRRL, encoded by the coding sequence ATGGCGGCCCGCCGCCGGCTGCGCGTCGTCTTCCCCCACCAGCTCTTCGAGTCGCTGCTCGACGAGCCGGCCGGGACGCGCTTCGTGCTCGTCGAGGACGACCTGCTCTTCCGGCAGCAGCCCTTCCACGCGCAGAAGCTCGTCCTGCACCGCGCCTCGATGCGGCTGTTCGCGGACCGGCTGCGGGGGAAGGGGTTCGACGTCGACGTCATCGAGACCTCGGCCCGGCGCACGACCCGCACCCGGCTCGCCGAGCTGCTCGTCGAGGCCGCGCCCGACGAGGTGCGCCTGCACGACGTCGTCGACGACTGGCTGCTGCGCGACGTGCGCCGCGCCTTCCGCGAGGCGAAGGTCGAGCTGGGGCCGGACGACGTCGAGGAGACCCCCAACTTCCTCACGACGCGCCCCGAGCTGACCGAGTGGTTCGGGTCGCACCGGGCCCGGATGCAGACCTTCTACCAGTGGCAGCGCCAGCGGTTCGACGTCCTCGTCGAGGGCGGTGGCCACGACCAGCCGGTCGGCGGCCGATGGTCCTTCGACACCGAGAACCGCAAGAAGCTGCCGAAGGGGCACGAGGTCCCGCGGCGCGCCTCGCCCGAGCGGCTGCCCGAGGTCGAGGAGGCCATCGCGTGGGTCGGCGAGGAGTTCCCCGACGCCCCCGGCCGCGCCGACACCTTCGACTGGCCCGTCACCCACGAGCAGGCACGGGAGGGGCTGCGCGAGTTCGTCGCCGAGCGCCTCGCCCAGTTCGGCCCGTACGAGGACGCCGTCGCCACCGAGCACCCGTTCGTCTTCCATGCCGCCATCACCCCGGCGCTCAACTGCGGGTTGCTCGACCCGCGCGAGGTCCTCGCGACCGTGCTCGAGGCCGCCGACGAGCAGGGTGTCGACCTGCCCTCGCTCGAGGGGTTCGTGCGCCAGCTCATCGGGTGGCGCGAGTACATGCGCGCCACCTACCACCTCTACGGCCGGCGGATGCGCAGCTCGAACCACCTGCGGCACACCCGCTCCCTCGCCGCCGGCTGGTGGGACGGCACGACCGGGCTCGACCCCGTCGACCACGTCGTGCGCGGCGCGATCGAGCGCGGCTACGCCCACCACATCGAGCGGCTCATGGTCCTCGGGAACGCGATGTGCCTGCTGCGCACCGACCCCGACGAGGTCTACGAGTGGTTCACGGCCTTCTTCGTCGACGCCTACGACTGGGTCATGGTCCCCAACGTCTACGCGATGTCGCAGTTCGCCGCCGGCACCGGCATCACGACCAAGCCGTACGTCTCGGGCAGCAACTACCTGCGCAAGATGACCGACTTCGGGCCCGGCGAGTGGCGCGACGACTGGGACGCCCTCTACTGGGGGTTCGTCGAGCACCACCGCGAGGTCTTCGAGTCCAACGTCCGCTCCCGGATGGTCACCCGCACCTGGGACGGCATGGACCCGGCCCGCCGCGAGGAGCTGCTCGCCCGCAGCCGCCGCGTCGTCCGCCGCCTCTGA
- a CDS encoding wax ester/triacylglycerol synthase family O-acyltransferase: MPRTRWASPLDSIFLIGETPETLMHVGSLLHFTLPPDAGDGWLRDLVADVRASPVETPWTFRLQTRRVLRQPVHRWVEDDGFDVDYHVRHSALPSGGGERELGVLVSRLHSNQLDFRRPPWEMTFIEGVAPGRFAVYTKIHHSLVDGYTGNRLLQRGLSEDPDDRTHPHFLGLTRRPRAEGEAREPVGDVTAILRSIGNAVTSMPEVARTLVGTQLRRGGPSTRAVTSYQAPVSILNGRTGRARRFATQQYELERLRAVARARNATLNDVLMAICAGGLRRFLDDLASLPDRPLVAFVPVNVRAPESEGGGNYVGATLVSLATDIEDPVARLAAITASSRAAKTRMRGMGGDAVIAYSAALLAPAGLQVLRAMSGLPLPGPLTLNVCISNVPGPTKALYWRGARLDATYPVSIPGHSMALNITAQSYAGTLNLGFIGDRDALPHLQRLAVHTGAALEELEAATA, from the coding sequence GTGCCGCGCACGCGCTGGGCCTCCCCGCTGGACTCGATCTTCCTCATCGGCGAGACCCCCGAGACCCTCATGCACGTCGGATCGCTCCTCCACTTCACGCTGCCCCCGGACGCCGGGGACGGCTGGCTGCGCGACCTCGTCGCCGACGTGCGCGCCTCCCCCGTCGAGACGCCCTGGACCTTCCGCCTCCAGACCCGTCGGGTGCTGCGGCAGCCCGTCCACCGCTGGGTCGAGGACGACGGCTTCGACGTCGACTACCACGTACGCCACTCGGCCCTGCCGAGCGGCGGCGGCGAGCGCGAGCTCGGGGTGCTCGTCTCGCGGCTGCACTCCAACCAGCTCGACTTCCGCCGCCCGCCGTGGGAGATGACCTTCATCGAGGGGGTCGCGCCCGGGCGGTTCGCGGTCTACACGAAGATCCACCACAGCCTCGTCGACGGCTACACCGGCAACCGCCTGCTCCAGCGCGGCCTGTCCGAGGACCCGGACGACCGCACCCACCCGCACTTCCTCGGCCTGACGCGCCGGCCGCGGGCCGAGGGCGAGGCGCGCGAGCCGGTCGGCGACGTGACCGCCATCCTGCGCAGCATCGGCAACGCCGTCACCTCGATGCCGGAGGTCGCCCGCACCCTCGTCGGCACCCAGCTGCGGCGCGGCGGCCCGAGCACGCGGGCCGTGACGTCCTACCAGGCACCGGTGAGCATCCTCAACGGGCGGACCGGCCGGGCGCGCCGGTTCGCGACGCAGCAGTACGAGCTCGAGCGGCTGCGGGCGGTCGCCCGGGCGCGCAACGCCACGCTCAACGACGTCCTCATGGCGATCTGCGCGGGTGGGCTGCGGCGCTTCCTCGACGACCTCGCGAGCCTGCCCGACCGGCCGCTGGTGGCGTTCGTGCCGGTCAACGTCCGCGCCCCCGAGAGCGAGGGCGGCGGCAACTACGTCGGTGCGACGCTCGTGTCGCTGGCGACCGACATCGAGGACCCCGTCGCCCGGCTCGCCGCGATCACCGCCTCGTCGCGCGCGGCCAAGACCCGGATGCGTGGGATGGGCGGCGACGCGGTCATCGCCTACAGCGCGGCGCTCCTGGCGCCGGCCGGGCTCCAGGTGCTGCGGGCGATGAGCGGCCTGCCGCTGCCCGGCCCGCTGACCCTCAACGTCTGCATCTCGAACGTCCCCGGGCCGACCAAGGCGCTGTACTGGCGCGGGGCGCGGCTCGACGCCACCTACCCGGTGTCGATCCCCGGGCACTCGATGGCGCTCAACATCACCGCGCAGTCGTACGCGGGCACGCTGAACCTCGGGTTCATCGGCGACCGCGACGCCCTGCCGCACCTCCAGCGGCTCGCCGTGCACACCGGCGCCGCGCTCGAGGAGCTCGAGGCCGCGACCGCCTGA